The Oncorhynchus nerka isolate Pitt River linkage group LG9a, Oner_Uvic_2.0, whole genome shotgun sequence genome has a segment encoding these proteins:
- the LOC115134410 gene encoding twinfilin-1-like — protein sequence MSHQTGIQAGNDVKDVFASARSGNQYRLLKIVIEDEQLALGVTRQASKTWDQEYDSLVLPLLEDHMPSYILYRLDSSNNQGYEWIFLAWSPDHSPVRHKMLYAATRATVKKEFGGGLIKDELFGTTKEDMSLRGYKKYLVAEAAPLPLTAAEEELRRIKISEVQTDISVDTKQQTLQGVAFPIHGDAVEALERFKDKRVNYVQLEIDFPNELIRLSNTEPTEVKDLPKRIPTESARYHVFRYKHSHEGDYLESAVFIYSMPGYKCSIKERMLYSSCKNPLVDLVENNMQIDILKKLEIDNGDELTGDFLYEEVHPKQHAHKQAFAKPKGPAGKRGGHRITRPPGDGEEN from the exons ATGTCCCACCAAACGGGCATACAGG CTGGTAACGATGTGAAGGATGTCTTTGCCAGTGCAAGGAGTGGAAACCAATATCGACTCCTAAAGATTGTGATTGAGGATG AGCAACTTGCTTTGGGCGTGACCAGGCAAGCATCAAAGACATGGGACCAAGAGTACGACTCATTAGTCCTGCCTCTACTAGAGGACCACATGCCATCTTATATCCTGTACCGACTGGACTCCTCCAACAACCAGGGCTACGAGTGGATCTTCCTGGCCTGGTCACCTGACCATTCTCCT GTGCGACATAAGATGTTATACGCTGCTACCAGGGCCACAGTGAAGAAAGAATTTGGCGGAGGACTAATCAAAGATGAGCTCTTCGGCACCACAAAG GAGGATATGTCTTTGAGGGGCTACAAGAAGTACCTGGTGGCCGAGGCAGCACCGCTACCACTCACTGCTGCAGAGGAGGAACTGAGGCGGATCAAAATCAGTGAG GTGCAGACTGACATCAGTGTGGACACCAAGCAGCAGACACTGCAGGGAGTGGCCTTCCCCATACATGGAGACGCTGTCGAGGCGCTGGAAAGATTCAAGGACAAACGAGTCAACTACGTACAACTT GAAATCGACTTTCCCAACGAGCTCATTAGGTTGTCTAACACTGAACCGACCGAGGTGAAAGATCTGCCCAAGAGGATCCCCACTGAGTCGGCACGCTATCACGTCTTCCGCTACAAACATTCCCACGAGGGAGACTACCTGGAGTCCgctg TGTTCATTTATTCCATGCCGGGGTACAAGTGTAGCATCAAAGAGAGGATGCTCTATTCTAGCTGTAAAAATCCCCTGGTGGACTTGGTTGAAAATAACATGCAAATTGACATTTTGAAGAAG CTGGAGATAGACAATGGGGATGAGCTGACTGGTGACTTCCTGTATGAGGAGGTCCATCCCAAGCAGCATGCACACAAGCAGGCCTTCGCCAAGCCCAAGGGACCTGCCGGGAAGAGGGGCGGACACCGCATCACCAGACCACctggagatggagaagagaacTAA
- the LOC115134409 gene encoding interleukin-1 receptor-associated kinase 4 — MSNTITSATFIRNLNYGVRRKLSDLLDPQDSWKDVIVSIHKPTGEPRYSQQHLRRFEAVVLQGRSPTMELLNDWGTSNSTVGELVDILMSHRLMAAASIILPDAINNPRPAVPQPPDSPRDKEMVGNSDAATRPLGRTEAQTKEQPPPDSTSEPQEDPEPNGTAGFLRLSFHELKKITGHFDERPVRDGGSRLGEGGFGTVYKGLINGKPVAVKKLHSMEDISLEELSVQFIQEVQTLMVLKHENLVDMVGFSRDGHHPCLVYAYMSNGSLLDRLACLDGSPPLSWHRRCLIAVGTARGLDYLHSNHHVHRDVKSGNILLDELLVPKISDFGLTRASATRSSATVMTERIVGTTAYMANEALRGEITPKSDIYSFGVVLLEILSGLPPVDENRDPKFLMEMKDEIDEEEMALEDFVDKKMTDWDLPLVERTYFLASDCLSDKKNKRPLMEEVLTELEDVVKSISLEQLGPQSEA, encoded by the exons ATGAGCAACACAATAACATCGGCTACATTTATTCGAAACCTCAACTATGGGGTTCGACGAAAACTGTCTGACTTATTGGACCCTCAAGACAGCTGGAAAGACGTTATTGTTTCAATACATAAACCCACAGGGGAGCCGAGGTACTCTCAGCAACATCTAAG GCGATTTGAAGCAGTGGTTTTACAGGGAAGAAGTCCTACCATGGAGCTACTGAATGACTGGGGGACATCTAACAGCACCGTGGGAGAGTTAGTGGACATTCTGATGAGCCACAGGTTAATGGCTGCAGCCAGTATTATTCTACCAG ATGCAATCAACAACCCCCGTCCAGCAGTCCCCCAGCCACCTGATTCTCCCAGAGACAAAGAGATGGTAGGCAACAGCGATGCTGCAACAAGACCCCTGGGGAGGACAGAGGCACAGACAAAGGAACAGCCACCACCAGACAGCACCTCGGAGCCACAGGAGGACCCGGAACCCAATGGCACTGCAG GTTTTCTCAGGCTTTCTTTCCACGAGCTGAAGAAGATAACTGGTCATTTTGACGAGAGGCCAGTGAGAGACGGTGGGAGCAGACTTGGTGAGGGCGGCTTTGGGACGGTCTACAAAGGCCTCATCAATGGCAAACCTGTGGCAGTGAAGAAACTACACTCA ATGGAAGACATCTCACTTGAAGAGCTGAGCGTTCAGTTCATTCAAGAGGTCCAAACTCTTATGGT GTTGAAACACGAAAACCTAGTGGACATGGTTGGCTTTTCCCGTGATGGCCATCACCCCTGTTTGGTGTATGCTTACATGTCCAATGGTTCATTGCTAGATCGTCTGGCTTGCTTG GATGGTAGCCCTCCTCTTTCCTGGCACAGGAGATGTTTGATCGCTGTGGGAACGGCCAGAGGCTTAGATTATCTGCACAGCAACCACCATGTCCACAGAGATGTCAAGAG TGGTAATATTTTGCTGGATGAATTGCTTGTGCCGAAGATCTCCGATTTTGGGCTGACCCGAGCCTCAGCCACGCGATCGTCGGCGACCGTGATGACAGAGAGGATTGTGGGTACAACAGCATACATGGCAAATGAGGCACTCAGGGGTGAGATCACTCCTAAATCTGACATCTACAGTTTTGGAGTG GTGTTGCTAGAAATATTGTCTGGACTCCCGCCAGTCGATGAAAACCGTGATCCCAAGTTCCTG ATGGAGATGAAAGATGAGATTGATGAGGAGGAGATGGCCCTGGAGGACTTTGTGGACAAGAAGATGACAGACTGGGACCTGCCATTGGTGGAGAGGACCTACTTTTTAGCGAGCGACTGTCTCAGTGACAAGAAGAACAAACGGCCACTGATGGAAGAG gtcctgacagagcttgaagatgtTGTCAAAAGCATTTCACTGGAACAGCTGGGACCCCAGAGTGAAGCATAG